The stretch of DNA acacacttcagctggatctggatcactggaacctgagattggtccctcacacactgagcctcacattcacacacacttcagctgggtctggatcactgaaccctgagactggtccctcacacactgagcctcatattcacacacacttcagctgggtctggatcactggaccctgagactggtccttcacacactgagccttacattcacacccacttcagctgggtctggatcactggactctgagactggtccctcacacactgagcctcacattcacacacacttcagctgggtctggatcactggaccctgaggctggtccctcacacactgagcctcacattcacacacacttcagctgggtctggatcactggaccctgagactggtccctcacacactgagcctcacattcacattcaattctgctgcgtctggatcattgcaccctgaggctggtccctcacacactgagcctcacattcacacacacttcagctgggtaggatcactggacactgagactggttcctcacacactgaccctcacattcacacatacttcagctgggtctggatcacagtacCCTGAAActtgttcctcacacactgagcctcacattcacaaacactgcagctgggtctggatcactggatcctgagactggtccctcacacactgaacctcacattcacacacacttcagctgggtctggatcactagaccctgagagtggtccctcacacactgatcctcaccttcacacacacttcagctgggtctggatcactggaccctgagactggtccctcacacactgagcctcacattcacacacacttcagctggatctggatcactggaacctgagattggtccctcacacactgagcctcacattcacacacacttcagctgggtctggatcactgaaccctgagactggtccctcacacactgagcctcatattcacacacacttcagctgggtctggatcactggaccctgagactggtccctcacacactgagcctcacattcacacacacttcagctgggtctggatcacgagaccctgagactcatccctcacacactgagcctcacatttacacacacttcagctgggtctggatcactggaccctgagactggtccctcatacactgagcctcacattcacacaaatttcagctgcgtctgggtcactggaccctgagactggtccctcacacactgagcctcacattcacacacacttcagctgggtctggatcactggattctgaggctggtccctcacacactgagcctcacattcacacacacttcagctgggtctggatcactggaccctgaggctggtccctcacacactgagctttacattcacacacacttcagctgggtctggatcactggaacctgagactggtccctcacacactgagcctcacattcacacacatttcagctgggtctagatcactggacccgaagactggtccctcacacactgagcttcacattcacacacacttcagctgggtctggatcactggatactgagactggtccctcacacactgagcctcacattcacacacactttagctgggtctggatcactggatcctgagactggtccctcacacactgagcttcacattcacacacacttcagctgggtctggatcactggacactgagactggtccctcacacactgagcctcacattcacacacacttcagctgggtctggatgactggaccctgagactggtccatcaaacacagagcctcacattcacacacacttcagctggatctggatcactggaacctaagattggtccctcacacactgagcctcacattcacacacacttcagctgggtctggatcactgaaccctgagactggtccctcacacactgagcctcatattcacacccaattcagctgggtctggatcactggaccctgagactggtccttcacacactgagccttacattcacacccacttcagctgggtctggatcactggaccctgagactagtccctcacacactgagcctcccattcacacacacttcagctgggtctggatcacgagaccctgagactcatccctcacacactgagcctcacatttacacacaattcagctgggtctggatcactggaccctgagactggtccctcatacactgagcctcacattcacacaaatttcagctgcgtctggatcactggaccctgagactggtccctcacacactgagcctcacattcacacacacttcagctgggtctggatcactggattctgaggctggtccctcacacactgagcctcacattcacacacacttcagctgggtctggatcactggaccctgaggctggtccctcacacactgagcttcacattcacacacacttcagctgggtctggatcactggaacctgagactggtccctcacacactgagcctcacattcacacagatttcagctgggtctggatcactggaccctaagactggtccctcacacactgagcttcacattcacacacacttcagctgggtctggatcactggacactgagactggtccctcacacactgagcctcacattcacacacacttcagctgggtctggatcactggaccctgagactggaccatcACAAACAGAGCCTCccattaacacacacttcagctgggtctggatcactggagcctgaggctggtccctcacacactgagcctcacattcacacacacttcagctgggtctggatcactggaccctgagactggtccctcacacactgagcctcacattcacacacagttcagctgggtctggatcactggaccctgaggctggtccctcacacactgagcctcacattcacacacacttcagctgggtctggatcactggaccctgagactggtccctcacacactgagcctcacattcacactcacttctgctgcgtctggatcattgcaccctgagactggtccctcacacactgagcctcacattcacacacacttcagctgggtaggatcactggacactgagactggttcctcacacactgagcctcacattcacacacacttcagctgggtctggatcacagtacCCTGAAAcgtgttcctcacacactgagcctcacattcacaaacacttcagctgggtctggatcactggatcctgagactggtccctcacacactgagcctcacattcacacacacttcagctgggtctggatcactagaccctgagactggtccctcacacactgatcctcacattcacacacacttcagctggttctggatcactggaccatgagactggtccctcacacactgagcctcacatacacacacacttcagctgggtctggatcactggaccctgagactgggccctcacacactgagcctcacattcacacacacttcagctgggtctggatcactggaccctgagactggtccctcacacactgagcctcacattcacacacacttcagctgggtctggatcacaggacaatgagactggtctctcacacactgagcctcacattcacacacactttagttcggtctggatcactggaccatgatactggtccctcacacactgagcctcacattcacacacacttcagctgggtctggatcactggaccctgagactggtccctcacacactgagcctcacattcacacacacttcagctgggtctggatcactggaccctgagactggtccctcacacactgagcttcacattcacacacacttcagctgtgtctggatcactggaccctgagactggtccctcacacaatgagcctcacatacacacacacttcagctgggtctggatcattggaccctgagactggtccctcacacactgagcctcaccttcacacacacttcagctgggtctggatcactggagcctgagactggtccctcacacactgagcctcatattcacacacacttcagctgggtctggataactagaccctgaggctggtccctcacacactgagcctcacattcacacacacttcagctgggtctggatctcaggaccatgagactggtccctcacacactgagcctcacattcacacacacttcagctcggtctggatcactggaccatgagactggtccctcacacactgagcctcacattcacacacacttcagctgggtctggatcactggaccctgagactggtccctcacacactgaacctcacattcacacacacttcagctgggtctggatcactggaccctgagactggtccctcacacactgagcctcacattcacacacacttcagctgtgtctggatcactggaccctgagactggtccctcacacactgagcctcacattcacacacacttcagctgggtctgtatcactggaccctgagactggtccctcacacactgaacctcacattcacacacccttcagctgagtctgtatcactggacactgaggctggtcccacacacactgagcctcacatacacacacacttcagccgggtctggatcactggaccctgagactggtccctcacacactgaacctcacattcacacacacttcagctgggtctggatcactggaccctgagactggtccctcacacactgagcctcacattcacacacacttcagctgggtctggatcactggaccctgagactggtccctcacacactgagcctcacattcacacacacttcagctgggtctggatcactggaccctgagcctggtccctcacacactgagcctcacattcacacacacttcagctgggtctggatcactggacactgaggctggtccctcatacactgagcctcacattcacacacacttcagttgggtctggatcacaggaccctgaggctggtccatcacacactgagccagacattgacacacacttcagctgggtctggatcactggaccctgagactggtccctcacacactgagcctcaaattcacacaaacttcagctgagtctggatcactggacactgaggctggtccctcacacactgagcctcacattcacacacacttcagctggatctggatcactggaccctgagattggtccctcactcactgagcctcacattcacacactcttcagctgggtctggatcactggaccctgagactggtccctcacacactgagcctcacattcacacacacttcaactgggtctggatcactggaccctgagactggtccctcaaacactgagcctcacattcacacacacttcagctggatctggttcactggaccctgagactggtccctcacatactgagcctcacattcacacacacttcagctgggtctggatcactggaccctgagactggtccctcacacactgagcctcacattcacacaaacttcagctaggtctggatcactggaccctgataccggatatgcagcgaatgagttcggacaatggcggggttttcctgcagaaagtgagcctcagtatgttttTGGTGAAGGAGAGCTCGATGAAAGCACCGCTATTTTATTGGTCACAAGcttagaatcacattgctgtcacggtgcccaatctgacctgaggtcacagatatctgacagcagTCAATGGCCACCTGGGTCGTTTTCCTGAGAAGTGTCTGCAGCTGTCcacacaccgtgctactggttctcattgccagtggtaTTGTAACTCTTCAAACAGCATTGTACAGAGACAGTGGTAAAGgggactcgctgctggaaacaccaccgttcacagacaccaggacaatggactcaggtccacaatcaacatcacttcagttccaataaattccacagagccgcaggtgatggagaagctgttTGTGAACTTGAGAATGGAAAATTTCAAAgccaatacatgctgattgatataatgatctgtttattattctccaggcatttccacactcaaaaaccaatacagttatcattcacttcctgatattcttcagctattaaatcgaaagGTGTATTCTCCTTTTAAACTCCCCTGGGGtaacccacgtgttctgatgttcatccggcaataaacattccatggtcacaacatcctaaacctcaatgctgggacttgtatctctttgtgtccaggagcatgatttcatccaattaaactgctaccgctgttataacccactgtctacataatggtcttctaccttgttcacagacacttacatagcaaaccgcaggccttgtcagatattgcccatGTCATGTCTTAAGAAGCCTGGAcctgagttgtagcctgctgaggttcaggtaaaatataactcaggatacgatatgtgatgtaatgcagatctaatgttgggaattgctctgaacttttctttcctgaactaaattaaatattattctcagaggatacttcaacccatttttcagctcatctctgaatttagtctgggttactgcataaatacacgtgtttgtacagcagctcaaaagcagcagcatgtagctggtaAAGTCTGCAATATACATCGGGTCATTGAAATCTGCAGAATAATAGTGGTTTGTAATTCGGTATAATAAGAAATATATCACATACGccatccagagcagtatgaagttaccggatatagcgaagagtaagatgatggatttccttcggttctccatctccggatcattgtgattctcATCTTTCTTGCTGCCCttcagcctcctgcggactctgctggccgccaaaatgtttcctacagtcagagcattgagcagcagtatgaggaatattgggagcagtggggttaaacagcggttaatccagccaaatgttacccaagcagttacagtgtaatactcgggtTTTACATTACAGCCCCAGGGTACATGGTCGATTGTATAGAagggttcatatataaagaaccaggggatgttttttatacagaacagcaggcacacggttcctataaccagggatgcagttttctcggtgcaatatttagtcctcagcttctgccaacaaatggtaacaaaacgatcgaaagtgaaagcgattgttaaccagacagaaatatcggtgactgcacgcatcagcgctcggaggaaagaacacacaggtgtgatgtgcaggaaggtagtcgggaaataataatcattaatccgaaccagtatcacatcagtgataatgaccagtaaatccgccgctgccatggtcaccaggtagcgagtgatacatctggagagaccgcactttccccgggacaggatcacaatcgtcaccacattagctgtaaaagggaaacacacaggaacagggaatcagccgtcaggttacagcaagggagccagttacacaggatttggtgtgaaatgtactttactgcaggatctggggactggaactgaactctttaccgctgctagaattgtccagcagaacaggattttaacatacaattgcaatgttaaatatctatGAGTGTGGGGTAACTACCCGAAAATAAACGATGCACAAAGAGTATGGAATATACAAATAGACTCTGGAGATTTCCTCGGAGCTGTtccccttctgccactgcaacttcgtagaaagtggtgtagaaatccaccggagatccgagtaaactactggccatttaatTGTAGGAATAAATGGACTGTGTGAGAAGGAGTTATGGATAATTGtgaaaagtagcagttcagtgacagaggaagaaatgaacagaaaactatttgaaaataagtcatgaatggtcaattctaaattgggagatggttgaggagcggtgagaatgacgcctgaccgaaatgcagtgaatacTAAAGGGGTACAACCGAGCgtgagacaaagtgcgggatttgggaccgtggacaggaaaggggagcggatacaaggtgtgggtacggaatggctcagagttctcatgttgtattcgcagactggaggctatgagtaaagacctttggacaaactactgtcaaacaccacgataataggggagttggtatgtttgaactcaaccaagttgcaacagttacgtttataatccatCAGATAAACATTTAATCTGAACAACTGACTTCTTGCCTGGAAGTCTCAGGTCTttacattggtgtcttgtgcagtgcaacccccatctggacaaactctaacaataaccacaagggggagaagttcagatgtgatcatgaaaAAACAACTttatcttgcaccttcttctgtgatcctaggaaaaatatacagTCCAAAGTTCACAATGGCACGAGGGGCATAATCTTctcctcgcttttgacgcctctaataatgcagcaaacttcagagggagttgtgggtggcgatctctagaccgaagcaaagatacagtacaagtgacaatagaggctgcagtccagcccaggagatacctgccgagattcagcttcagaaaggctccgtggtaaggtcttagctctgaattggcagaatccatctttaatattaatccggcacatagcaatatggagaatctgtctctggtgagaaagactgccggaaagtacatcccaggggatgtgggacattatatgtacctgagcttccagcacaatttatcaacaatgtaagatatgctcagaagtgtttgattcggattcctttggtgtgcaggatagtgtgacatatagcaattgttccaacttgatatacgtaaagagctccatgtgttcatttgtaaagaaatagagacagacagagagcgagagagagactacatatacaaaagaaacGTCGGTactgaaaagatatcctgaacaagataaggcggctggtgtagaaataattaactgaattcccgttcaactgtgtttagacaatacagtcttagctgggaattaaatcacatgggtataggagattaatatagttaagtatgag from Pristiophorus japonicus isolate sPriJap1 unplaced genomic scaffold, sPriJap1.hap1 HAP1_SCAFFOLD_125, whole genome shotgun sequence encodes:
- the LOC139242214 gene encoding probable G-protein coupled receptor 139, producing MRVPFVAYPFSWLPPVLQVVMIYYPIIAAVGIPANVVTIVILSRGKCGLSRCITRYLVTMAAADLLVIITDVILVRINDYYFPTTFLHITPVCSFLRALMRAVTDISVWLTIAFTFDRFVTICWQKLRTKYCTEKTASLVIGTVCLLFCIKNIPWFFIYEPFYTIDHVPWGCNVKPEYYTVTAWVTFGWINRCLTPLLPIFLILLLNALTVGNILAASRVRRRLKGSKKDENHNDPEMENRRKSIILLFAISGNFILLWMAYVIYFLLYRITNHYYSADFNDPMYIADFTSYMLLLLSCCTNTCIYAVTQTKFRDELKNGLKYPLRIIFNLVQERKVFSITCGSVEFIGTEVMLIVDLSPLSWCL